One Stigmatella aurantiaca genomic window, CCGACCTGCACCCCCGCCACCGCGGAATCGTTCTCCTCCTCCCTCCTCGGCTGCTTCCTCACCCACCTGTCCGGGATCAGCGAGGAGTGCGGTGGGTCCATCAGCGACGAGAACGTGCGCGAGGCCTACCGCCTCAGCCGCACCCGCTAAGCCCCTCCGCACCCGTGGTCTGAGACCCCAGCACCTTCCGGTGGCTGGGGTCTTTTCTTTCCGGCGGGCTTATCCGCGCAGCTTCCGGCCGAACGCTTCCAGCCGCTCGCGCGCCCGCTGCAGTTTCTCGCGGGGCAGCGAGAACACCGCGCGCACCCGCTCGGGGTCTCCACACCACGCCCCGCCGTTGAGCACCACGTGCGTGTGCGCGTACACCACCGCCGGGAGGTTCTCCCGCGTCAGCCGCACGCCGTCCACCTCCCGCCCCAGCCAGGACGTCATCCGGGGCGCGAGGAAGAGCCCGCCCGCCTGCACCGTCTCCTCCTCGCCCTCGCGGGGCAGCACCTCCGCCAGCAGCGCCCGCTTCTCGGCCAAGTCCCTGCGCATGTGCGCGAGGAACTCCCGCAGTGCCTGGTGACGCTCCGGGTAGAGCAGCTTGCCCTCCGGCCCCCGCGCATACGCCGCATAGAGCCGCGAGGCCGCCCGCGCCGTGGCCAGGTGCATCACCCCGGGCGCGCTCTGCCGCACCGCCTCCGTCAGCGCTCTGTCCCTCGCCGCCATCCACCCCACGCGCAGCCCGCCGGCGGCGAACTCCTTGGACAGGCCGCCGAGCACCACCGTCCGCGCCCCGATGCCCGGCACCGTCGCCTCCAGCCCCACCGGCCCGTGCGCCGTCTCCGCCGCCGGGTGGCTCAGGTTCACCAGCCCGAAGATTTCGTCCGACACCAGCCAGCAACGCTGCTCCACCACGTAGGTGGCCAGCGCCACCAGCTCCTCGTGCGACAGGTAGCTGCCCCCGGGGTTCGCCGGCTGGGAGATGACCACCACGTCCGGGGCGCTCGTCCCCCGGCGCTCGGACAGCGCGCTCAAGGGCGCCACGTCCAGCGCCGCGCCCACCGACGCCCACGTGGGGGGCAGCACGCCGTAGCAGGGGCTCGCCAGGAAGACGCGCGGCGCGCGCCCCAGCAGCCGGCGCAGCGCCACCCCCACGTGGTGCATCAGCGGCCACACGCCGGGCGCCAGGGTGATGTCCCCGGGCTCGTAGCGCACCCCGCGCGTCTCCAGCAGGAAGGCCGCCACGGCCTCCGCCAGCCCATGCTGCGCGCCCGCGTCCCTCGGCGCCGCGCAGGCCGCCACCAGCCCCTCCATCAGCGGCGCGGGCAGCGGGGACTCGTTCTCCCCGTAGTCCAGGCGGATCAGCTCCGGGTCCTCCTCGCGGAACACCCGGGGCGCGAAGGCGGGAAAGTCCGCGAGCCGCGCGATGCGCCGGGAGCGCGGGGGGGGCACCGCGGGCTCCCCGCGCGCCGGGGGCGGCGGCGGCTCGGTGAAGGCGATGCGGAAGGAGAGCAGCTCCGCGAAGGTGCGCTCGTAGAACCACTGCACCAGCGTGCTGATGCGCGAGTACGTCACCTCCGCGGCCACCTCCAGCGCGGCCCGCAGGGGCGCGGGCACCGGCAAGAGCAGCGTCAGCTCCCAGTCCGGGAAGACGGCGTTCTTGATGAGCCCGTACAGCACCACCAGGTGCGAGGGGTGCGGCTCCCGGGCGAGGAACTCGAAGAGCGTGCGGGGCTCCACCTCGGCGGTGATGTTGAAGAAGGCGCTCTCGTCGAGCACCACGAGGATGCCGCGCCGCTCCGCCTCCTCCAGGATGCCGCGCAGCTCGGCCATGTTCGTCCGCTCGCCCGGCTCCACCGCCAGCAGCACCACCTTCACGTCGAAGGCGCCGAGCAGCTGGCGAATCTCCCCCAGCGAGTTGTGTGTGACGGTGACGCGCACCCCCGCCTTCTCCAGCACCGGCGCGTACACGGCGTGCAGGTTGTGGGACACCAGCACCCCGTCCC contains:
- a CDS encoding aminotransferase class I/II-fold pyridoxal phosphate-dependent enzyme; the protein is MATYPESPREAFQQLRALSGRLAAPEHRPQALAELRALAELSRGKPEGAPLRLTSVVVAVGSSQERLELLLLPSIFAPEAWAHTFLEGLLKVPLDEYAGKRLVEVGSGSGWICLALARFTRLAHVLGVDLNPHAAPLAWCNAWLNGDEALVARLSFGESDLLRQVPATQPWDFVVGCIPQVLRGEGLPAEVSQADEQALYDLSNYCAIQNVYEDHFGLGLNARLLDEVPERLALEGRLLLNLAGRPGRAIIERMFTRRGFTTRVRVARRVMQAADTDIRPLVALEQRTRSEFEFFMEAHSPEPLRASTALGWLSAGHPIWHEVAVWEARLALPRETLALRAALRGLGASRLQEELDLANAPPEQLGFVAALAERLAHTPLLPYAHEAGDGTLRQLVARYLGRFFDLRLSEEELFVAPEREQAVYSLLLSTCDEGDGVLVSHNLHAVYAPVLEKAGVRVTVTHNSLGEIRQLLGAFDVKVVLLAVEPGERTNMAELRGILEEAERRGILVVLDESAFFNITAEVEPRTLFEFLAREPHPSHLVVLYGLIKNAVFPDWELTLLLPVPAPLRAALEVAAEVTYSRISTLVQWFYERTFAELLSFRIAFTEPPPPPARGEPAVPPPRSRRIARLADFPAFAPRVFREEDPELIRLDYGENESPLPAPLMEGLVAACAAPRDAGAQHGLAEAVAAFLLETRGVRYEPGDITLAPGVWPLMHHVGVALRRLLGRAPRVFLASPCYGVLPPTWASVGAALDVAPLSALSERRGTSAPDVVVISQPANPGGSYLSHEELVALATYVVEQRCWLVSDEIFGLVNLSHPAAETAHGPVGLEATVPGIGARTVVLGGLSKEFAAGGLRVGWMAARDRALTEAVRQSAPGVMHLATARAASRLYAAYARGPEGKLLYPERHQALREFLAHMRRDLAEKRALLAEVLPREGEEETVQAGGLFLAPRMTSWLGREVDGVRLTRENLPAVVYAHTHVVLNGGAWCGDPERVRAVFSLPREKLQRARERLEAFGRKLRG